A window of Amycolatopsis australiensis contains these coding sequences:
- a CDS encoding RNA polymerase sigma factor yields MNVAKTDHGRVAVLFDAARAGDRAALDELVSLLTPLLWQVARDQGLDVDQAADVVQTTWLRLLGSFAEIRSPVALTGWLITVTRREAWRTGEKRQAERPLPELPERLSETAPAPEERVLRDDQRARLWRAVDTLPERCRSLLRIVAFVHRPDYAEVGARLGMPRGSIGPTRGRCLARLREQLLANGEGDWL; encoded by the coding sequence GTGAACGTGGCCAAGACCGACCACGGCCGGGTAGCGGTGCTGTTCGACGCCGCGCGGGCGGGCGACCGCGCGGCGCTGGACGAGCTGGTTTCCCTGCTCACGCCGCTGCTCTGGCAGGTCGCGCGTGACCAGGGGCTGGACGTCGACCAGGCCGCCGACGTCGTGCAGACGACGTGGCTGCGGCTGCTGGGGTCGTTCGCGGAGATCCGCTCGCCGGTCGCGCTGACCGGCTGGCTGATCACCGTCACCAGGCGCGAGGCCTGGCGGACTGGGGAAAAACGCCAGGCCGAGCGGCCGCTGCCGGAGCTGCCGGAGCGGCTGTCCGAAACGGCACCGGCACCCGAGGAGAGGGTGCTGCGCGACGACCAGCGCGCCCGGCTGTGGCGCGCGGTCGACACCTTGCCCGAACGCTGCCGCAGCCTGCTGCGGATCGTGGCGTTCGTGCACCGGCCGGACTACGCCGAAGTCGGCGCCCGGCTGGGCATGCCGAGGGGGAGTATCGGCCCGACCAGGGGACGCTGCCTCGCGCGCCTGCGCGAGCAGCTACTCGCCAACGGCGAAGGAGATTGGCTGTGA
- a CDS encoding small ribosomal subunit Rsm22 family protein, with the protein MAVLPDDLSSALDDELARHPLAWLTQSVDRLSTRYRQGDAATSPILSSEADIAAYAGYRMPATYAAVRAVLAEAASRAPGFEPRTQIDVGGGTGAGVWAAAAVWPSLTRCTVVEQVAGAIGLGKRLAAGAALPAVRDAEWRRGFADPAAPAPDADLVTLSYVLGELPEATRADVVRWLAAKAGTVALIEPGTPAGYERIRAARAQLIELGLHVVAPCPHDGACPIVPGEDWCHFAARLPRSGLHRRLKAGTLGFEDEKFAYVVAARSAPERPDARIIRHPKKHKGWVALDLCTTEGLKPGVAVSKKQGPRYRAARAAEWGDGWSSA; encoded by the coding sequence GTGGCGGTCCTTCCCGACGATCTCTCCTCCGCGCTCGACGACGAGCTGGCCCGGCACCCGCTGGCGTGGCTCACCCAGTCCGTCGACCGGCTCAGCACGCGCTACCGCCAGGGTGACGCGGCGACTTCGCCCATCCTCAGCTCCGAAGCCGACATCGCCGCGTACGCCGGTTACCGGATGCCTGCCACCTACGCCGCCGTACGCGCTGTGCTTGCCGAAGCCGCTTCACGCGCTCCTGGCTTCGAGCCGCGTACGCAGATCGACGTCGGAGGCGGTACCGGTGCCGGGGTCTGGGCGGCCGCCGCGGTCTGGCCGTCGCTCACCCGGTGCACGGTGGTCGAGCAGGTCGCCGGGGCCATCGGGCTCGGCAAGCGGCTCGCCGCCGGTGCCGCGCTGCCCGCCGTCCGGGACGCCGAGTGGCGGCGCGGGTTCGCCGACCCCGCCGCCCCGGCGCCGGACGCCGATCTGGTGACCCTGTCGTACGTGCTCGGCGAGCTGCCCGAAGCCACGCGCGCCGACGTCGTGCGCTGGCTGGCCGCGAAGGCCGGGACGGTCGCGCTGATCGAGCCCGGCACGCCCGCCGGCTACGAGCGGATCCGCGCCGCCCGCGCGCAGCTCATCGAGCTGGGCCTGCACGTCGTCGCGCCGTGCCCGCACGACGGCGCCTGCCCGATCGTGCCCGGCGAGGACTGGTGCCACTTCGCCGCGCGGCTCCCGCGGTCGGGGCTGCACCGGCGGCTGAAGGCGGGCACGCTCGGCTTCGAAGACGAGAAGTTCGCCTACGTCGTCGCGGCGCGGTCGGCGCCCGAGCGGCCGGACGCGCGGATCATCCGGCACCCGAAGAAGCACAAGGGCTGGGTCGCGCTCGACCTCTGCACGACCGAAGGCCTCAAGCCCGGCGTCGCCGTCTCGAAGAAGCAAGGACCGCGGTACCGCGCCGCCCGCGCCGCCGAATGGGGTGACGGCTGGTCTTCCGCCTGA
- a CDS encoding HD domain-containing protein: MSEPLASFAYELGLLKRVRRSGWWHAGVRDPESVGEHSLRAAQLAALIAAEEGANPERAAFLALWHDTQETRTGDLPLTAADYLKKPEPRQITADQTAALPGRSRDLVRAAVDEYETRSSAEALCAKDADKLEMLLQALEYRDIGVQRVGEWIESARNGLTTETARKIAEAALTVSPLSWRDR; encoded by the coding sequence ATGAGTGAGCCGCTGGCGTCGTTCGCCTACGAGCTGGGCCTGCTGAAACGCGTCCGCCGGTCGGGCTGGTGGCACGCGGGCGTCCGCGACCCGGAGTCGGTCGGCGAGCACAGCCTGCGCGCGGCCCAGCTGGCGGCGCTGATCGCGGCGGAGGAGGGCGCGAACCCCGAACGGGCGGCGTTCCTCGCGCTGTGGCACGACACGCAGGAGACGCGCACGGGCGACCTGCCGCTGACGGCGGCGGACTACCTGAAGAAGCCGGAGCCCCGGCAGATCACGGCCGACCAGACGGCGGCGTTGCCCGGCCGCTCCCGAGACCTGGTGCGCGCGGCGGTGGACGAGTACGAGACCCGTTCGTCCGCCGAGGCGTTGTGCGCGAAGGACGCGGACAAGCTGGAGATGCTGCTGCAGGCCCTGGAGTACCGCGACATCGGCGTCCAGCGGGTCGGCGAGTGGATCGAGTCGGCCCGGAACGGGCTCACGACGGAGACGGCGCGGAAGATCGCCGAAGCGGCGTTGACGGTGTCGCCGCTTTCGTGGCGGGATCGCTAG
- a CDS encoding YciI family protein → MRFMVIVKANEDSEAGKGPSAELLAEMGKFNEALVKAGVLLAGEGLTPSSQGARVVFSGTEEPKVVDGPFAETKELVGGFWILQCRDREECIEWIKRMPNPEGRDGVVEIRRVAEAADFENLTPEVEELEGRLRAQSAQRSGEA, encoded by the coding sequence GTGCGGTTCATGGTGATCGTCAAGGCGAACGAGGACTCCGAGGCGGGCAAGGGCCCGAGCGCCGAGCTGCTGGCCGAGATGGGGAAGTTCAACGAGGCGCTGGTCAAGGCCGGGGTGCTGCTCGCCGGCGAAGGGCTCACGCCGAGTTCGCAGGGCGCGCGGGTCGTGTTCTCCGGTACCGAGGAGCCCAAGGTCGTCGACGGCCCGTTCGCCGAGACCAAGGAGCTGGTCGGCGGCTTCTGGATCCTGCAGTGCCGCGACCGCGAAGAGTGCATCGAGTGGATCAAGCGGATGCCCAACCCCGAGGGCCGGGACGGCGTCGTCGAGATCCGGCGCGTCGCCGAAGCCGCCGACTTCGAGAACCTGACGCCCGAGGTCGAAGAGCTCGAGGGACGGCTCCGCGCCCAGAGCGCCCAACGCTCCGGGGAGGCGTGA
- a CDS encoding YciI family protein, producing the protein MRFLVMVKASPESEAPGFQPGAEELAEMAKFNDRLFKEGRIVLAEGLTSSAEGVRVVFEGDAEPKLIDGPFAETKELVAGFWVLNGESLEDVVELMKQAPNPEAKGGVMEIRPIAG; encoded by the coding sequence ATGCGGTTCCTGGTGATGGTCAAGGCCAGCCCCGAGTCCGAGGCGCCCGGCTTCCAGCCCGGCGCCGAGGAGCTGGCCGAGATGGCGAAGTTCAACGACCGGCTCTTCAAGGAGGGCCGGATCGTGCTCGCCGAGGGGCTGACGTCGAGCGCGGAAGGCGTGCGCGTCGTCTTCGAAGGCGACGCCGAGCCGAAGCTCATCGACGGGCCCTTCGCCGAGACGAAGGAACTCGTCGCCGGCTTCTGGGTGCTCAACGGCGAATCGCTCGAAGACGTCGTCGAGCTGATGAAGCAGGCACCGAACCCCGAAGCCAAGGGCGGGGTGATGGAGATCCGCCCGATCGCCGGCTAG
- a CDS encoding L-lactate permease: MTWLQDYQPAGGLWLSALLAALPVIVLLAALGVVRLSAHLSAALALVTALGVALLLYRMPAGPAFGSAAMGVVFGVWSVAWIAFHAVYFHNVTVATGRFDSIKRVLAGFSEDRRLQALLIAFAFGALLEGVAGGGSPIAITAAMMAALGFPPVKAVVLALLANTAPVAFGGLGNPLIVLGRLTAPIMHLKQDQATDLFSAMVGRQVPVLALIIPAFLVVVLAGWKRMLEVWPAVLTAGLAFAAMQFVASNYISASLVDVLAALTAMAALWVLTRFWQPASVWRFEGEEAPAKSLGAAQAGRGALYAWLPYIILILAIFLSRIGTIFKNLPAWLDLTKLLHKADWVFAWPGLHNHVVQHPPITAKNTPYAATLTVDFLFSPGTVALIAAVVAGFAMGARPGVLVATYRRTLVQMRWALATIFMILAIAFVMNYSGATQTLGLALATTGAVFPLFSAYIGWLGVFLTGSDASTNSLFGPMQVISAQQLNLNPVLAGATNTSGGVMGKMISPQNLSIGATAIGQSGKEGSLLRQTFLWSLLLTAVVGVISLLQATILTAMIPSP, from the coding sequence GTGACGTGGCTTCAGGACTACCAGCCGGCCGGCGGGCTGTGGCTTTCCGCGCTGCTCGCCGCGCTCCCCGTCATCGTGCTGCTGGCCGCGCTCGGCGTGGTCCGCCTGTCCGCGCACCTGTCCGCGGCGCTCGCGCTGGTCACCGCGCTCGGCGTCGCGCTGCTGCTGTACCGGATGCCGGCCGGGCCGGCGTTCGGCTCCGCGGCGATGGGCGTGGTGTTCGGCGTGTGGTCGGTGGCGTGGATCGCGTTCCACGCCGTGTACTTCCACAACGTCACGGTCGCCACCGGCCGGTTCGACAGCATCAAGCGCGTGCTCGCCGGGTTCAGCGAGGACCGGCGGCTGCAGGCGCTGCTCATCGCGTTCGCCTTCGGCGCGCTGCTCGAAGGCGTCGCGGGCGGCGGGTCGCCGATCGCGATCACCGCGGCGATGATGGCCGCGCTCGGGTTTCCGCCGGTGAAGGCCGTCGTGCTGGCGCTGCTGGCGAACACCGCGCCGGTGGCGTTCGGCGGCCTCGGCAACCCGCTGATCGTGCTCGGCAGGCTGACCGCGCCGATCATGCACCTCAAGCAGGACCAGGCGACGGATCTGTTCTCGGCGATGGTCGGCCGCCAGGTTCCCGTGCTGGCGTTGATCATCCCGGCGTTCCTCGTCGTGGTGCTGGCCGGCTGGAAGCGCATGCTCGAGGTGTGGCCGGCGGTGCTGACGGCGGGGCTCGCGTTCGCGGCCATGCAGTTCGTCGCGTCCAACTACATCAGCGCCAGCCTGGTCGACGTCCTCGCCGCGCTCACCGCGATGGCCGCGCTGTGGGTCCTGACCCGGTTCTGGCAGCCCGCGTCGGTGTGGCGCTTCGAAGGCGAGGAAGCGCCCGCGAAGAGCCTCGGCGCCGCGCAGGCCGGACGCGGCGCGCTGTACGCGTGGCTGCCCTACATCATCCTGATCCTGGCGATCTTCCTGTCCCGGATCGGCACGATCTTCAAGAACCTCCCCGCCTGGCTGGACCTGACGAAGCTGCTGCACAAGGCCGACTGGGTCTTCGCGTGGCCGGGCCTGCACAACCACGTCGTCCAGCACCCGCCGATCACGGCGAAGAACACGCCGTACGCGGCGACGCTCACGGTGGACTTCCTGTTCTCGCCGGGCACGGTCGCGCTGATCGCGGCCGTCGTCGCCGGGTTCGCGATGGGCGCCCGGCCGGGCGTGCTGGTGGCGACCTACCGCCGGACGCTCGTCCAGATGCGCTGGGCGCTCGCGACGATCTTCATGATCCTGGCGATCGCGTTCGTGATGAACTACTCGGGCGCGACGCAGACGCTGGGTCTCGCACTGGCGACGACCGGCGCGGTCTTCCCGCTCTTCTCGGCGTACATCGGCTGGCTGGGTGTCTTCCTGACCGGCTCGGACGCGTCGACGAACAGCCTCTTCGGCCCGATGCAGGTGATCTCGGCCCAGCAGCTGAACCTGAACCCGGTACTGGCGGGCGCGACGAACACGTCGGGCGGCGTGATGGGCAAGATGATCTCGCCGCAGAACCTCTCCATCGGCGCGACGGCGATCGGCCAGAGCGGCAAGGAGGGCTCGCTGCTGCGGCAGACGTTCCTGTGGTCGCTGCTGCTGACCGCGGTGGTCGGCGTGATCTCCCTCCTGCAGGCGACGATCCTGACGGCGATGATCCCGTCGCCCTAG
- a CDS encoding TetR/AcrR family transcriptional regulator has translation MARWQPNAPERLAQAALELFAERGYENTTVIDIAQRAGLTKSTFFRHFQDKREVLFGGDTLSDLLAKAIAEAPGTATPLEAVAHALDAVGRHAFTPERREFSTRRRAVIAANPELQEREALKGLRLTARTTEALKRRGVPDLTARVAAELGALASEIAYARWSKTPDGDFGEAARLALTEVQAAAERASQRH, from the coding sequence ATGGCCCGCTGGCAACCGAACGCACCCGAGCGGCTGGCCCAAGCCGCCCTCGAACTGTTCGCCGAGCGCGGCTACGAGAACACGACGGTGATCGACATCGCCCAGCGCGCGGGCCTGACGAAGAGCACGTTCTTCCGGCACTTCCAGGACAAGCGCGAAGTGCTCTTCGGCGGCGACACGCTGAGCGACCTGCTCGCCAAGGCGATCGCCGAGGCGCCCGGCACCGCCACCCCGCTCGAAGCGGTGGCCCACGCCCTCGACGCGGTCGGCCGGCACGCCTTCACGCCCGAACGCCGTGAGTTCAGCACCCGGCGGCGCGCGGTGATCGCCGCCAACCCGGAACTGCAGGAGCGGGAAGCGCTGAAGGGCCTGCGGCTCACCGCCAGGACGACCGAAGCGCTCAAGCGGCGCGGCGTCCCGGATCTGACCGCCCGCGTGGCGGCGGAACTGGGCGCGCTCGCGTCGGAGATCGCCTACGCGCGCTGGAGCAAAACGCCCGACGGGGACTTCGGCGAAGCCGCCCGGCTCGCGCTCACCGAGGTTCAAGCAGCAGCCGAACGCGCTTCGCAACGGCATTAG
- a CDS encoding dihydrofolate reductase family protein has product MGRVIAEISMSADGIVAGPDTSTEHRLGRDGDLLHQWMFEGTDADAAVGARLFDGTGAFVVGRTMFDVGVDPWGDDGTFKKPVFVVTHRPHEPVVKGPTTFTFVTDGPESALRQAKAAAGEDDVVLMGGGTTLRQFLLAGLVDELRLHVVPLLFGSGVRLFDAETGAHVELERTAVAETPNATHLTFRVLRPGTPQR; this is encoded by the coding sequence ATGGGGAGAGTCATCGCGGAGATCAGCATGTCGGCCGACGGGATCGTCGCCGGTCCGGACACCAGCACCGAACACCGGCTCGGCCGGGACGGCGACCTGCTCCACCAGTGGATGTTCGAGGGCACGGACGCCGACGCGGCGGTGGGCGCCCGGCTCTTCGACGGCACGGGCGCGTTCGTGGTCGGCCGGACGATGTTCGACGTGGGCGTCGATCCGTGGGGCGACGACGGCACGTTCAAGAAGCCGGTCTTCGTCGTGACGCACCGGCCGCACGAGCCGGTGGTGAAGGGCCCGACGACGTTCACGTTCGTCACCGACGGCCCGGAAAGCGCGCTCCGCCAGGCGAAGGCCGCGGCGGGCGAGGACGACGTGGTGCTGATGGGCGGCGGCACGACCCTGCGGCAGTTCCTGCTGGCCGGGCTGGTCGACGAGCTGCGCCTGCACGTCGTCCCGCTGCTGTTCGGCTCGGGCGTCCGGCTCTTCGACGCCGAGACGGGCGCGCACGTCGAGCTGGAACGCACCGCCGTGGCGGAAACGCCGAACGCGACGCACCTGACCTTCCGCGTCCTGCGCCCGGGAACACCGCAGCGGTAA
- a CDS encoding IclR family transcriptional regulator, producing MGPERGLENSGTLERGLAVLEHVGRHQEISTNAIARQLGLSRSAAYRIVGTLKNLDYLEADQVTGRVRLGTRLVELGARAMAATDLHRCAPRYLASLAERSGETTYLAVPDNDTMVYVATERSASAVTLACRLGTRRPQHATSLGKAWLAALPEADRAERVRRMKLDSLTLKTINDPHRLLDELARTSRRGWAVDEVENEPDVGCVAAAVRDHSGRPIAAISIAGPAPRVLRRLDELGASVAGTAAALSLRLGYVRGQRG from the coding sequence GTGGGACCGGAGCGTGGGCTGGAAAACAGCGGAACTCTCGAACGCGGGCTCGCGGTGCTGGAGCACGTGGGCAGGCACCAGGAGATTTCCACCAACGCGATCGCGCGGCAACTGGGGCTTTCCCGCAGTGCCGCCTACCGCATCGTCGGCACCCTGAAGAACCTCGACTACCTCGAAGCCGACCAGGTGACCGGCCGCGTGCGGCTGGGGACGCGGCTGGTCGAGCTCGGCGCCCGTGCCATGGCGGCGACCGATCTGCACCGCTGCGCGCCGCGCTACCTCGCGTCGCTGGCCGAACGCTCCGGCGAGACGACCTACCTCGCCGTGCCGGACAACGACACCATGGTCTACGTCGCCACCGAACGCAGCGCCAGCGCCGTCACGCTGGCCTGCCGGCTGGGCACGCGCCGCCCGCAGCACGCGACATCGCTGGGCAAGGCCTGGCTCGCCGCGCTGCCGGAAGCCGACCGCGCCGAGCGCGTCCGGCGGATGAAGCTGGATTCGCTGACCCTCAAGACGATCAACGACCCGCACCGGCTGCTCGACGAGCTCGCGCGGACCAGCAGGCGCGGCTGGGCGGTCGACGAGGTCGAGAACGAGCCGGACGTCGGATGCGTCGCCGCCGCGGTGCGCGACCACTCCGGGCGGCCGATCGCCGCCATCAGCATCGCCGGACCGGCGCCGCGCGTGCTGCGGCGGCTCGACGAGCTCGGCGCGTCCGTGGCCGGGACCGCCGCCGCCCTCTCGCTGCGGCTCGGGTACGTCCGCGGGCAACGGGGCTGA
- a CDS encoding CHAT domain-containing protein, with product MVASPEVEDRVRDLHRRAVAATNDGQPVVGGRLIRSAARLLGLPAAAPPADWPAWPELATRVLGTYAAVETALGNSTRGLALLDEAEVLVPDAGRGILRQQRGLVLILIGRMDDALKCFDEAIPLLRQAGEHVVLARTLLNRAMLHQYTGRVRLALADLDQCEQVGAGQASEEGLARIFAKAAHGRGQARVLTGDIPGALRDFDAASRFYAEQSVGMLPVLAVDKARALLAAGLPQEAAAELDAALEQFPRLRMNQEHAEAELTRALAALAGGEPSAARSWAGRAERRFRRRGNETWAAVAQLTALRADFAAGRRIARVAAEATALAVRLTELGLRNDAEIAGLLAARARIVLGDLDGARAGIAPRDSRAAPLENRLVRRLALAELGAASGDPRVTFANARAGLTQLERHRGRFGSVDLQTGTTSLGKELADAGLAAALAQRSPGVVFRWLDRSRAQAFRFRPVRPPAHPQTVDAVAELRFLSMQIRTGELSGKPDAQAVKRCAALEREIRARGWQAEGADADHPEAELREAGDELAETGSAMVCFLADRGTLCAQVIANHRVALVELGPVSAVAEPVARLHSDLDALCGRRLPSQLDQVIRRSVRTQVTALDAILLAPLAARLGDLDVVVVPTGALSAVPWGLLPTLRSRPVTVTPSSSAWLDAGRRPRRACGAPLLVAGSDLTHAEAEVARLAPLYPDAAVLTGPDATVAATLKAFDGCRLAHFAAHGHHEQENVLFSRLNLADGPLMAYDVQQLSTAPEHVVLSSCDVGQAVVRAGDEVLGFTAALLYGGSRTVVSSVARVDDRTAGGVMLAYHRALSAGTPPARALADAAQAEPLMPFVCFGRG from the coding sequence GTGGTCGCGTCCCCCGAGGTCGAAGACCGGGTCCGCGACCTGCACCGCCGCGCGGTCGCGGCGACCAACGACGGCCAGCCCGTGGTCGGTGGCCGCCTGATCCGCTCCGCCGCACGGCTGCTCGGCCTGCCCGCGGCCGCGCCGCCGGCGGACTGGCCGGCCTGGCCCGAACTCGCGACGCGCGTGCTCGGCACGTACGCGGCGGTCGAAACGGCGCTGGGCAACAGCACCCGCGGGCTCGCGCTGCTCGACGAAGCCGAAGTCCTCGTGCCGGACGCCGGACGCGGGATCCTGCGCCAGCAACGCGGTCTCGTGCTCATCCTGATCGGCCGGATGGACGACGCGCTGAAGTGCTTCGACGAAGCGATCCCGCTGCTGCGGCAGGCCGGCGAGCACGTCGTCCTCGCCCGGACGCTGCTCAACCGCGCGATGCTGCACCAGTACACCGGGCGCGTCCGGCTCGCCCTCGCCGACCTCGACCAGTGCGAGCAGGTCGGCGCCGGGCAGGCGTCGGAAGAGGGCTTGGCGCGGATCTTCGCCAAGGCCGCGCACGGCCGCGGCCAAGCGCGCGTGCTCACCGGCGACATCCCGGGCGCGCTGCGGGACTTCGACGCCGCAAGCCGGTTCTACGCGGAGCAGAGCGTCGGGATGCTGCCCGTGCTGGCCGTCGACAAGGCCCGCGCGCTGCTCGCCGCCGGCCTGCCGCAGGAGGCGGCCGCCGAGCTGGACGCGGCCCTCGAGCAGTTCCCGCGGCTGCGGATGAACCAGGAGCACGCCGAAGCCGAGCTGACCAGGGCACTGGCCGCGCTCGCCGGCGGCGAGCCGTCGGCCGCGCGCAGCTGGGCCGGCCGCGCCGAACGGCGGTTTCGCCGTCGCGGCAACGAAACCTGGGCCGCGGTCGCGCAGCTGACCGCCCTGCGCGCGGACTTCGCGGCCGGCCGCCGGATCGCCCGCGTCGCCGCGGAGGCGACCGCACTCGCGGTCCGCCTCACCGAGCTGGGCCTGCGCAACGACGCCGAGATCGCCGGCCTGCTGGCCGCCCGCGCCCGGATCGTCCTCGGGGACCTCGACGGCGCCCGCGCCGGCATCGCCCCGCGCGACAGCCGGGCCGCGCCGCTGGAGAACCGCCTGGTGCGGCGGCTCGCGTTGGCCGAGCTGGGGGCCGCGAGTGGCGATCCGCGCGTGACCTTCGCGAACGCGCGTGCCGGGCTGACGCAGCTGGAGCGCCACCGCGGCCGGTTCGGCAGCGTCGACCTGCAGACCGGGACGACGTCGCTCGGCAAGGAACTCGCCGACGCGGGGCTCGCCGCCGCCCTCGCCCAGCGCTCGCCCGGCGTCGTGTTCCGGTGGCTCGACCGCTCGCGCGCCCAGGCGTTCCGGTTCCGGCCGGTGCGCCCGCCCGCGCACCCGCAGACCGTGGACGCCGTCGCCGAGCTGCGGTTTCTCTCGATGCAGATCCGCACGGGCGAGCTGTCCGGCAAGCCGGACGCCCAGGCCGTGAAGCGCTGTGCCGCGCTGGAACGCGAAATCCGCGCCAGGGGCTGGCAGGCCGAGGGCGCCGACGCCGACCACCCGGAGGCGGAGCTGCGGGAAGCCGGCGACGAGCTCGCCGAAACCGGCAGCGCGATGGTCTGCTTCCTCGCCGACCGCGGCACGTTGTGCGCGCAGGTGATCGCGAACCACCGGGTGGCGCTGGTGGAGCTGGGCCCGGTGTCGGCGGTGGCCGAGCCGGTCGCGCGGCTGCACAGCGACCTCGACGCGTTGTGCGGGCGCCGGCTGCCGTCGCAGCTCGACCAGGTCATCCGCCGCTCGGTCCGGACGCAGGTGACGGCCTTGGACGCGATCCTGCTGGCGCCACTGGCTGCCCGGCTCGGCGACCTCGACGTGGTGGTCGTGCCGACCGGCGCGCTGTCGGCCGTCCCGTGGGGCCTGCTGCCGACGTTGCGCAGCCGCCCGGTGACGGTCACGCCGTCGTCGTCGGCCTGGCTCGACGCGGGCCGCCGTCCGCGCCGGGCGTGCGGGGCGCCGCTGCTGGTCGCGGGCTCGGACCTCACCCACGCCGAGGCCGAGGTGGCGCGGCTGGCGCCGCTCTACCCGGACGCCGCGGTGCTGACCGGCCCGGACGCGACGGTCGCGGCGACGCTCAAGGCGTTCGACGGCTGCCGCCTGGCGCACTTCGCCGCGCACGGCCACCACGAGCAGGAGAACGTGCTGTTCTCGCGGCTCAACCTGGCCGACGGGCCGTTGATGGCCTACGACGTCCAGCAGCTTTCGACGGCACCGGAGCACGTGGTGCTGTCGTCGTGCGACGTCGGCCAGGCGGTGGTCCGGGCGGGCGACGAGGTACTGGGCTTCACCGCGGCGTTGCTCTACGGCGGCAGCCGGACGGTGGTGTCGAGCGTGGCGCGGGTCGACGACCGGACGGCGGGCGGAGTGATGCTGGCCTACCACCGGGCACTGTCGGCGGGCACACCCCCGGCCCGCGCACTGGCCGACGCGGCCCAGGCGGAACCCCTGATGCCGTTCGTCTGCTTCGGCCGCGGCTGA
- a CDS encoding RNA polymerase sigma factor, with protein sequence MTVADTRSTVEAVWRIESPRLIAGLARMARGDVGLAEELAQDALVAALEQWPESGVPRNPGAWLMTIAKRRAIDQFRRNERYAEKLEEVGRGERVGEGVLPDFDAGLDDHIEDDLLRLLFVACHPVLNTQARVALTLRMLGGLTTDEIARAFLVRESTIAQRIVRAKKALAAAKVPFEVPEGDERVARLSSVLEVIYLVFNEGYSATRGDDWMRPALCEEAMRLGRVLAGLMPGESEVHGLVALMELQSSRAKARTGPNGEPVLLLDQDRSRWDRTLIQHGLAALALSEQIAEGAYGPYSAQAAIAACHARARTAEETDWVRIAALYEGLGKLQPSPVIELNRGVAVAMAHGPAAGLAIVDAVAAEPALKDYHLLPSVRGDLLQKLGRLAEAEQEFRRAAEMTENARERALLLDRAAAVSR encoded by the coding sequence GTGACGGTTGCGGACACCCGGAGCACGGTAGAGGCGGTCTGGCGCATCGAATCGCCGCGGCTCATCGCGGGCCTGGCCCGGATGGCCCGCGGCGACGTCGGGCTGGCGGAGGAGCTGGCGCAGGACGCGCTCGTCGCCGCGCTGGAGCAGTGGCCGGAGTCCGGTGTGCCGCGCAACCCCGGCGCGTGGCTGATGACCATCGCCAAGCGCCGCGCGATCGACCAGTTCCGCCGCAACGAGCGGTACGCCGAGAAGCTCGAAGAGGTCGGCCGCGGCGAGCGCGTCGGCGAGGGCGTGCTGCCGGACTTCGACGCGGGCCTCGACGACCACATCGAGGACGACCTGCTGCGCCTGCTGTTCGTCGCCTGCCACCCGGTGCTGAACACGCAGGCGCGGGTGGCGCTGACGCTGCGGATGCTCGGCGGCCTGACCACCGACGAGATCGCGCGCGCGTTCCTGGTCCGCGAATCGACCATCGCGCAGCGGATCGTCCGGGCGAAGAAGGCGCTCGCCGCGGCGAAGGTCCCGTTCGAGGTGCCCGAAGGCGACGAGCGCGTCGCGCGGCTGTCGTCCGTGCTCGAGGTCATCTACCTGGTGTTCAACGAGGGCTATTCGGCCACCCGCGGCGACGACTGGATGCGGCCGGCGCTGTGCGAGGAGGCGATGCGGCTCGGGCGCGTCCTGGCCGGGCTGATGCCGGGCGAGTCCGAGGTGCACGGCCTGGTCGCGCTGATGGAACTGCAGTCGTCGCGGGCGAAGGCCCGCACCGGCCCGAACGGCGAACCGGTGCTGCTGCTGGACCAGGACCGCTCCCGCTGGGACCGCACGCTGATCCAGCACGGCCTCGCCGCGCTGGCCCTGTCCGAGCAGATCGCCGAAGGCGCGTACGGGCCGTACTCGGCGCAGGCGGCGATCGCGGCTTGCCACGCCCGCGCCCGGACGGCCGAAGAGACGGACTGGGTGCGCATCGCGGCGTTGTACGAAGGCCTCGGCAAGCTCCAGCCGTCACCGGTGATCGAGCTGAACCGCGGGGTCGCGGTGGCGATGGCCCACGGTCCGGCGGCGGGCTTGGCGATCGTCGACGCGGTGGCGGCCGAGCCGGCGCTGAAGGACTACCACCTGCTCCCGAGCGTCCGGGGCGACCTGCTGCAGAAGCTGGGCCGGCTGGCCGAGGCGGAGCAGGAATTCCGGCGAGCGGCGGAGATGACGGAGAACGCCCGCGAGCGAGCACTGCTCCTGGACCGCGCGGCGGCGGTGAGCCGCTGA